From the genome of Thermococcus chitonophagus, one region includes:
- a CDS encoding DUF505 family protein, producing MYLKKRHIEILKEMLKTESQAEIETKLPEEFQIRVIELFILGLAEIQGNRIIITEAGRKIVKAAEGLELPDTIADSAVIKMLELLEETGKVPEKWMEILKERKLADENGITEFGRAILEVYRSTHPVVYLTPEIASFLRGMPKIGTLDELITFKNSKAYGDNIINALQAMRLLKISPPTEKGSAFSTTPAAKLALRALSMIPVFARAIVLRKEDFEALKAGRKTGELESMGLVNEKGVTEFGKAISDTYEAMTREEEKVLPIYVLEDEIKVLSAIREIEEKNKTNPDVLPTEKEIREKAGIEDIGELLHLLESKELIERRFVKGRDTYWLTDWGRKALEHGPVSVDAMKAVTYAESGDVPIAEWVIKAQEEGIVRAGVTDKGRFYLKLSREIKRKPYLTRYDAAILAKLPKKKYIHRDELVRLVKDYIGGDEKDIIRAIGEAEAKGFIIELQNGMVKLTELGEKVKSAIESAKLQEIIKVKFSLTPTLFNVLRVIKENIETFNRIWKEKGEARDYKIEEVDVIKKHLSLSEEEIKKALTMLRALGFLGSKSITEAGKIILDAYSL from the coding sequence ATGTACCTGAAGAAAAGGCACATCGAAATTCTAAAGGAAATGCTTAAAACCGAGAGCCAGGCCGAGATAGAGACAAAGCTTCCAGAGGAGTTTCAGATAAGGGTAATAGAGCTTTTCATCCTGGGGCTTGCAGAGATACAGGGTAATAGAATTATTATAACCGAAGCCGGAAGGAAAATAGTAAAGGCCGCGGAAGGCCTAGAGTTGCCAGACACTATAGCAGATTCTGCGGTAATTAAAATGCTCGAGCTACTGGAAGAGACCGGCAAAGTTCCGGAGAAGTGGATGGAGATACTGAAGGAGAGGAAGCTTGCCGATGAAAATGGAATAACAGAGTTCGGAAGGGCTATCCTCGAGGTCTACAGGAGTACTCATCCCGTTGTATATCTGACCCCTGAAATAGCCTCGTTCTTAAGGGGAATGCCCAAGATAGGAACGCTTGATGAGCTGATAACTTTCAAGAACTCAAAGGCCTACGGTGATAACATTATAAATGCCCTTCAAGCGATGAGGCTTCTTAAGATCTCACCACCGACAGAGAAGGGTAGCGCGTTCTCAACGACACCCGCTGCAAAGTTAGCACTGAGAGCACTTTCGATGATTCCAGTATTCGCGAGGGCTATAGTCCTAAGGAAAGAAGATTTCGAAGCCCTCAAGGCTGGTAGGAAAACGGGAGAACTGGAAAGCATGGGGCTCGTTAACGAGAAGGGAGTTACAGAGTTTGGAAAGGCAATTTCAGACACTTACGAAGCAATGACTAGGGAGGAAGAGAAAGTTCTACCGATATACGTGCTTGAAGACGAGATCAAAGTCCTTAGCGCAATTAGGGAGATAGAGGAGAAGAACAAAACTAACCCAGATGTGTTGCCAACGGAGAAGGAGATAAGGGAGAAGGCTGGAATTGAAGATATCGGCGAGCTGTTGCACCTCCTTGAGAGTAAGGAGTTAATAGAAAGGAGGTTCGTAAAAGGTAGAGATACTTACTGGCTTACCGATTGGGGCAGGAAAGCTCTTGAGCATGGACCTGTTAGTGTTGATGCGATGAAAGCTGTAACTTACGCTGAGAGCGGTGATGTTCCAATAGCGGAGTGGGTAATCAAGGCACAAGAGGAGGGAATAGTCAGGGCTGGTGTAACCGATAAGGGCAGGTTCTATCTTAAGCTTTCCAGGGAAATAAAGAGAAAGCCATACCTCACAAGATATGATGCAGCAATCTTAGCTAAGCTCCCCAAGAAGAAGTACATCCACAGGGACGAGCTGGTGAGACTAGTTAAGGACTACATAGGTGGAGATGAGAAAGACATTATCAGGGCAATTGGAGAAGCCGAGGCCAAGGGGTTCATCATAGAGCTCCAGAATGGAATGGTCAAGCTGACGGAGCTTGGGGAGAAAGTTAAGAGTGCGATAGAGAGTGCGAAGCTTCAGGAGATAATAAAGGTCAAGTTTAGCCTAACACCAACGCTCTTCAACGTGCTAAGGGTAATCAAAGAAAACATCGAGACCTTTAACAGGATATGGAAGGAGAAGGGCGAAGCTAGGGACTACAAGATTGAGGAAGTTGACGTGATAAAGAAGCACCTTAGCTTAAGTGAGGAGGAAATTAAGAAGGCCCTGACAATGCTGAGGGCCCTAGGCTTCTTAGGAAGCAAGAGCATAACTGAGGCTGGGAAAATTATTCTAGATGCTTATTCCCTTTAA
- the mce gene encoding methylmalonyl-CoA epimerase: MFKKIDHVGIAVKNLDEAIKVWEGLGFKVEEVEEVPDQKVRVAVIKVGESRIELLEATSEDSPIAKFIEKRGEGIHHLAIGVENIEAKLEELKEKGYRLIDEKPRIGAGGAKIAFIHPKSVTGVLLELCERKE, encoded by the coding sequence ATGTTCAAGAAGATAGACCACGTTGGTATTGCCGTTAAGAACCTTGATGAGGCAATAAAGGTCTGGGAAGGCCTTGGATTTAAGGTTGAAGAAGTTGAAGAGGTTCCGGATCAGAAGGTTAGGGTGGCGGTTATAAAGGTTGGGGAGAGTAGGATTGAGCTTTTAGAGGCAACAAGCGAAGATTCTCCGATAGCTAAGTTCATCGAGAAGAGGGGAGAGGGAATACACCATCTTGCAATTGGAGTGGAGAACATAGAGGCTAAGCTAGAAGAATTGAAAGAGAAGGGCTATAGGCTTATCGACGAAAAGCCCAGAATTGGTGCAGGAGGCGCAAAGATAGCATTTATTCATCCCAAGAGTGTCACTGGAGTACTGTTAGAGTTGTGTGAAAGAAAAGAATGA
- a CDS encoding DUF7411 family protein produces the protein MKEVYHLFSGGKDSSLAAWILSRMGYEVKLVTVTFGILDNWRFAKETAEILGFEHEVVKAPREIMERAIKMCIEDRRPGRAIQYIHERALELIASREEVKRISDGTRRDDRVPFLDLRKTRSLEDRFNVAYMRPLLGLGYKTIRELVNEIFIVKEDESEKLEKGDYETELRYALREKGINPRDIFPPRHIQSRVVGLR, from the coding sequence ATGAAAGAAGTTTATCATTTATTCAGCGGGGGTAAGGATTCTTCGCTGGCAGCATGGATACTTTCAAGGATGGGGTATGAAGTTAAGCTTGTCACAGTGACGTTTGGCATTCTTGATAACTGGAGGTTCGCTAAAGAGACTGCAGAGATACTCGGATTCGAGCATGAAGTAGTTAAAGCCCCCAGGGAAATAATGGAAAGAGCAATAAAGATGTGCATCGAGGATAGAAGGCCTGGACGGGCCATTCAGTACATTCACGAGAGGGCCTTAGAGCTTATAGCCTCCAGGGAAGAAGTGAAAAGAATCAGTGATGGGACAAGAAGAGACGATAGAGTTCCCTTTTTAGACCTTAGAAAGACCCGCTCCCTTGAAGACAGGTTTAACGTTGCATACATGAGACCTCTCCTGGGGCTTGGATATAAGACGATAAGGGAGCTAGTCAACGAGATATTCATCGTGAAGGAAGATGAAAGTGAAAAGCTTGAAAAAGGAGATTACGAGACAGAACTAAGGTATGCACTGAGAGAAAAAGGGATAAACCCCAGGGACATTTTCCCCCCAAGGCACATTCAATCAAGAGTCGTCGGGCTGAGATGA
- a CDS encoding SDH family Clp fold serine proteinase: protein MDPLSGFFGSLIWWFLFLYILLWPQMQYRQLQIMRAKLLQKLSRKRNSTVITLIHRQESIGLFGIPVYRFISIEDSEEVLRAIRMAPKDKPIDLIIHTPGGLVLAATQIAKALKDHPAETRVIVPHYAMSGGTLIALAADKIIMDPHAVLGPVDPQLGQYPAPSILRAVEKKGADKVDDQTLILADVAEKAIRQVRDFIYNLLKDKYGEEKAKELAQILTEGRGTHDYPITVEEAKKLGLNVSTDVPEEVYALMELYKQPVRQRGTVEFVPYPVKQESGKQ from the coding sequence ATGGATCCCCTTAGTGGATTTTTTGGCTCGCTGATATGGTGGTTCCTGTTCCTGTACATCCTCCTCTGGCCACAGATGCAGTACAGGCAGCTCCAGATAATGAGGGCCAAGCTACTCCAGAAGCTCTCCAGGAAGAGGAATTCTACAGTGATAACCCTGATACACAGGCAGGAGAGCATCGGACTCTTTGGAATTCCAGTGTATAGGTTCATCAGCATCGAGGATAGTGAGGAAGTTCTAAGGGCGATAAGAATGGCTCCCAAAGATAAGCCAATAGACCTAATAATTCATACTCCAGGAGGATTAGTATTGGCTGCAACTCAGATTGCAAAGGCCCTGAAGGATCATCCTGCTGAAACTAGAGTTATAGTTCCCCACTATGCCATGAGCGGTGGAACATTGATAGCTTTAGCGGCAGATAAGATAATAATGGATCCCCATGCCGTTTTAGGTCCTGTAGACCCTCAGCTTGGCCAATATCCTGCTCCAAGCATACTCAGGGCCGTTGAAAAGAAAGGTGCAGATAAGGTAGATGATCAAACCCTTATACTGGCCGATGTTGCAGAGAAGGCAATTAGGCAGGTAAGGGATTTCATATACAACCTACTGAAGGATAAGTACGGGGAGGAGAAAGCTAAGGAGCTCGCTCAGATTTTAACTGAGGGCAGAGGGACTCATGATTATCCAATAACGGTTGAGGAGGCTAAGAAGTTAGGTTTAAATGTTTCAACCGATGTTCCTGAGGAAGTTTACGCCTTAATGGAGCTCTACAAACAGCCAGTGAGGCAGAGAGGAACGGTGGAATTTGTTCCATATCCAGTGAAGCAGGAGAGTGGAAAGCAGTAG
- a CDS encoding dihydropteroate synthase-like protein yields MRILLVTGKLAEPIVRKYGKGCDVFVAPVTVAAFLTPRMIADYLEKAGVKGYDMILIPGLVKGSAKEIEDRVGIPTYKGPKNAIDLPAVLKAVREGFKLSREVPADELFSKDTLKRVEDVRNKTFNKRYIEKALKKPWNFLIGNLPVGLDFPTRILGEIIDAPKLTMDEIIQRAKYYLREGADIIDIGMISGETNVDFLDAIPEIREKVQVPISLDSLNPKELRKGIEVADLLLSIDWSTVEDLVTEKPVVLIPTHMKKGYFPTTPEERVKYLENLKEKAKELGYKNIILDPILEHYPNFGRSITTLYLYRERNPEDVLLSGVGNVTEMTDADSPGINAILAGLAGELKISLLLTTEASQKCKGSIRELRRGLDMILLGGLKDVGLSLLILKEKRRKEVKFEKARRIIKARSKPVKLESVYFRIFIDKGKIYVNAYRGTKLVATIEGNEPNSIIDTIIEMFNISPRHAFYLGRELEKAYTALKLGKSYIQEEELFPDFYSSETFITKKK; encoded by the coding sequence GTGAGGATCCTCCTAGTTACTGGAAAGCTTGCCGAACCCATAGTAAGGAAGTATGGAAAAGGATGCGATGTTTTTGTAGCCCCCGTTACGGTCGCTGCCTTTTTAACTCCCCGGATGATTGCCGATTACTTAGAGAAAGCCGGAGTAAAAGGATACGACATGATACTAATCCCAGGGCTTGTAAAAGGGTCAGCAAAAGAAATAGAAGATAGGGTAGGAATCCCTACTTATAAGGGCCCTAAGAATGCCATAGACCTGCCAGCTGTTTTGAAGGCAGTAAGGGAGGGATTTAAACTAAGCAGGGAAGTTCCAGCGGACGAGTTATTCTCCAAAGACACTCTTAAAAGAGTTGAAGACGTCAGAAACAAAACTTTCAACAAAAGGTACATCGAAAAAGCTCTCAAAAAGCCCTGGAACTTTTTAATAGGTAACCTACCAGTGGGGCTGGACTTTCCAACGAGGATATTGGGGGAGATAATAGACGCGCCAAAACTTACCATGGATGAAATAATCCAGCGAGCTAAATACTATTTGAGAGAGGGAGCAGACATAATCGATATCGGAATGATCAGCGGAGAGACGAATGTAGATTTTCTAGATGCAATCCCCGAAATCAGAGAAAAAGTACAGGTCCCAATTTCCCTCGACTCGCTGAATCCCAAGGAACTCAGAAAGGGTATTGAAGTAGCAGATCTTCTACTAAGCATTGATTGGAGCACCGTGGAGGATCTCGTAACTGAGAAACCCGTAGTTCTGATACCAACACATATGAAGAAAGGATACTTCCCTACTACCCCGGAAGAAAGAGTGAAGTACCTAGAAAATCTAAAGGAAAAGGCCAAAGAGCTTGGATATAAAAATATTATTCTTGATCCAATTCTTGAGCATTATCCAAACTTTGGCAGATCAATTACCACCCTCTATCTATATAGGGAGAGGAATCCAGAAGACGTGCTCCTCTCAGGGGTCGGAAATGTAACGGAAATGACGGATGCAGACAGTCCCGGGATAAACGCAATCCTTGCAGGCTTGGCAGGTGAACTCAAGATATCATTACTTTTAACCACCGAAGCCAGCCAAAAGTGTAAGGGAAGCATAAGAGAGCTCAGAAGAGGGCTTGACATGATACTTTTAGGAGGCCTCAAGGATGTTGGCCTATCACTACTAATATTAAAGGAGAAGAGGAGAAAGGAAGTTAAGTTCGAAAAGGCGAGAAGAATTATAAAAGCAAGAAGCAAGCCAGTTAAACTTGAAAGTGTTTACTTTAGGATATTCATAGATAAGGGGAAGATATACGTAAACGCCTATAGAGGAACAAAGCTAGTAGCAACTATAGAAGGGAACGAACCAAACTCCATAATCGACACAATAATTGAAATGTTCAACATCTCTCCAAGGCATGCCTTTTACCTAGGGAGAGAACTTGAAAAAGCTTATACAGCCTTAAAGCTCGGAAAATCATATATTCAAGAAGAAGAGCTGTTCCCAGACTTCTATTCCTCAGAAACATTTATAACCAAAAAGAAATAA
- a CDS encoding KaiC domain-containing protein gives MTRRVKTGIPGMDEILHGGIPERNVVLLSGGPGTGKTIFSQQFLWNGLQMGEPGIYVALEEHPVQVRQNMAQFGWDVRKYEEEGLFAMVDAFTAGIGKSKEYEKYIVHDLTDIREFIEVLRQAIRDINAKRVVVDSVTTLYINKPAMARSIILQLKRVLAGTGCTSIFVSQISVGERGFGGPGVEHGVDGIIRLDLDEIDGELKRSLIVWKMRGTSHSMRRHPFDITDKGIVVYPDKVLKRGRILEI, from the coding sequence ATGACGAGGAGAGTCAAGACTGGCATTCCCGGGATGGATGAGATACTCCACGGTGGCATCCCCGAGAGAAACGTTGTCCTGCTCAGCGGTGGTCCTGGAACGGGTAAGACAATCTTCAGCCAGCAGTTCCTCTGGAATGGACTTCAGATGGGCGAGCCCGGCATTTACGTTGCCCTTGAGGAACACCCAGTTCAGGTCAGGCAGAACATGGCTCAGTTTGGTTGGGATGTGAGGAAGTACGAGGAAGAAGGATTGTTTGCGATGGTCGATGCCTTTACGGCAGGAATAGGTAAGAGCAAGGAGTACGAGAAGTACATAGTCCACGATCTCACGGATATAAGGGAATTTATAGAGGTGCTCAGGCAAGCGATAAGGGACATCAACGCCAAGAGAGTTGTCGTTGACTCAGTAACCACCCTGTATATAAACAAGCCTGCCATGGCGAGGAGCATAATACTCCAGCTCAAGAGGGTTCTAGCTGGAACTGGATGTACATCAATATTCGTCAGCCAGATAAGCGTTGGAGAGAGAGGATTCGGTGGGCCTGGAGTTGAGCACGGTGTCGACGGAATAATTAGACTTGACTTAGATGAGATCGATGGAGAGCTGAAGAGATCCTTGATTGTTTGGAAGATGAGGGGAACGAGCCACTCAATGAGGAGGCATCCGTTCGATATAACTGACAAGGGAATAGTCGTGTATCCTGACAAGGTGCTCAAGAGAGGTAGAATTCTAGAAATTTAA
- a CDS encoding DHH family phosphoesterase, with the protein MKVLVLGGGVLGRAIAEALMGEFDVTIIEKDVIRAQTLAESGLQVVQGDFSYTATLLKAHIERADLVIITTTDVQTIAKTLHVVRTNNKDVSVLVILPEDVSVEDIENILKEQYETEAKIDYIINPRTAIVRAVVETIEKVGESKNARKLINKLNEIKERAETLLIVMHDNPDPDSMASASALALIAQTVGLKTQIVYGGDITHHQNRAMVNVLGMDLRRVSRGSYEIKRHSAIAIVDAQPNGNITILDEDDLKKVEIIIDHHQILQNLKERLNPECFIDIRPDVNATSSIMVEYLKALEIPINDTLATALFYGMYIDTKKFSKLSRIDIKAIEFLTGKVNYDLLDKIEFPDISTETAEILARAILNRKIYKNVVISNVGFIANRDAIAEAADFLLRLEGITTVLVFGIVDDRIEISARTRDVRINIGAIMKEAFGDIGSGGGHAQAGGARIPLGIFKLAKDKTSLLRLVEEAITEKFLEALGMKEGP; encoded by the coding sequence ATGAAGGTCCTTGTCTTGGGCGGTGGAGTACTTGGTAGGGCAATCGCTGAGGCCCTCATGGGTGAGTTTGATGTAACGATCATAGAAAAGGATGTAATTAGGGCCCAAACTTTAGCGGAAAGCGGTCTTCAGGTTGTTCAAGGTGACTTCTCATATACCGCCACTCTTCTCAAGGCCCACATAGAAAGAGCGGATCTCGTGATAATAACGACAACAGACGTTCAGACAATAGCAAAAACCCTACACGTAGTCCGAACAAATAACAAAGACGTCTCAGTCCTTGTTATCCTTCCGGAAGATGTTTCCGTCGAGGATATAGAGAATATATTGAAAGAGCAGTATGAAACAGAGGCCAAGATAGATTACATAATTAATCCAAGAACCGCAATAGTAAGGGCTGTAGTTGAAACTATAGAAAAAGTTGGAGAGAGTAAAAATGCAAGAAAGCTCATAAACAAGCTGAATGAAATAAAAGAGAGAGCTGAGACCTTACTTATAGTGATGCACGACAATCCTGATCCCGATTCTATGGCAAGCGCGTCAGCACTTGCCCTAATAGCGCAAACTGTTGGCCTTAAGACCCAGATAGTGTATGGAGGGGACATAACACACCACCAGAATAGGGCAATGGTAAACGTCCTAGGCATGGATCTCAGACGAGTATCTAGGGGGAGCTATGAAATCAAAAGACACTCGGCAATAGCAATCGTAGATGCCCAGCCAAACGGGAACATAACAATCTTAGATGAAGATGACCTAAAGAAAGTCGAGATAATAATAGACCACCACCAGATACTTCAAAACTTGAAAGAGAGGCTGAACCCAGAATGCTTCATTGATATAAGACCTGATGTAAACGCAACATCCTCTATCATGGTTGAGTACCTGAAAGCTTTAGAAATACCGATAAACGACACCCTTGCAACGGCCCTCTTCTATGGAATGTATATAGACACCAAGAAGTTCTCAAAGTTAAGTAGAATTGATATCAAGGCAATAGAGTTCCTGACGGGCAAAGTCAACTACGACCTTCTGGACAAGATAGAGTTCCCCGATATAAGCACCGAAACTGCAGAAATACTTGCTAGGGCAATACTTAACAGGAAAATCTACAAGAACGTTGTAATAAGTAACGTGGGATTCATAGCCAATAGGGACGCAATAGCAGAAGCTGCAGACTTCCTTTTGAGGCTTGAGGGTATAACAACTGTCCTCGTGTTTGGAATAGTTGATGACAGGATAGAGATTTCAGCAAGAACCAGAGACGTTAGGATTAACATAGGTGCAATTATGAAAGAAGCTTTCGGGGATATTGGAAGCGGAGGAGGCCATGCACAGGCAGGAGGAGCTAGAATCCCCCTAGGTATATTTAAGCTCGCTAAGGACAAGACATCCCTTCTAAGGCTCGTAGAAGAAGCGATAACTGAGAAGTTTCTAGAGGCCCTTGGAATGAAGGAGGGCCCATAA
- the speD gene encoding adenosylmethionine decarboxylase, translating into MDTIGHHYVVEAAGCDPKIIADPDKIREIFLEAAKRGNMEVKASYFFKFSPMGVSGVVIVAESHISVHTWPEKGYAALDVYTCGEKADPEKAVDYILEQFKAQYAHVSEIKRGIEEEDQTFTHTILTWEEKLDRRNGQKL; encoded by the coding sequence ATGGATACAATTGGGCACCACTACGTTGTTGAGGCTGCAGGTTGCGATCCTAAGATCATCGCTGACCCTGACAAGATTAGAGAGATATTCCTTGAGGCAGCAAAGAGAGGCAACATGGAGGTTAAGGCGAGCTACTTCTTTAAGTTCTCACCAATGGGAGTTAGTGGTGTTGTTATTGTCGCTGAAAGTCACATATCAGTCCATACTTGGCCGGAGAAGGGTTATGCAGCCCTAGATGTTTACACCTGTGGTGAAAAGGCTGATCCGGAGAAGGCCGTTGACTATATTTTAGAGCAGTTTAAGGCTCAATACGCTCATGTCTCAGAGATAAAGAGAGGAATTGAGGAAGAAGATCAAACATTCACTCACACTATACTAACGTGGGAGGAGAAGCTCGACAGAAGGAACGGACAGAAGCTTTGA
- a CDS encoding cobalamin-dependent protein (Presence of a B(12) (cobalamin)-binding domain implies dependence on cobalamin itself, in one of its several forms, or in some unusual lineages, dependence on a cobalamin-like analog.), translating to MVERSKVRVLIAKPGLDGHDRGAKVVARALRDAGYEVIYTGIRQTPEQIVEAVVEEDIDVLGISILSGAHMVLIPKILKLLEERGIKPNEDILVIAGGIIPPDDAEELKKMGVAEVFGPGTPLQEIIEFIDKNVEKLKKFCSS from the coding sequence ATGGTTGAGAGGTCAAAGGTGAGGGTTCTCATAGCTAAGCCAGGGCTTGACGGTCACGATAGAGGTGCAAAGGTTGTTGCAAGGGCATTAAGAGATGCAGGTTATGAGGTTATTTACACTGGAATAAGGCAAACTCCAGAACAAATAGTTGAGGCAGTAGTTGAGGAGGATATAGACGTTCTGGGAATAAGCATACTCTCTGGGGCCCACATGGTTTTAATACCAAAGATATTAAAATTACTTGAAGAAAGGGGAATAAAACCAAATGAAGATATATTGGTAATTGCTGGCGGAATAATCCCTCCAGATGATGCTGAAGAGCTTAAGAAGATGGGGGTAGCTGAAGTTTTCGGCCCAGGAACTCCCCTCCAAGAGATAATCGAGTTCATAGACAAGAACGTTGAGAAGCTTAAGAAGTTCTGCTCGAGCTAA
- a CDS encoding transcriptional regulator: protein MSVEVPLNPITRSEIHQLESLLLFATLFRPEVIELIKDPAERLTWVDSLAVAAGAIAREKAGMTVSEIARELGRTEATIRKHLKGESKAGQLVRETYELIKQGKLDELIKTIEMIEKGGLREVVAKEEYEKLLKEYEKLKREFEEIKAKVEAAELESLEKAKKEIEELKSKLEKLEEEKKELEKELKEYKVKLMEYEAKAKRAEELEAKLKELEEKAKAVEEVETKIKEYEEKLRKKDAKIEELEARLKEYEDKIKFLEEEVNKLRDGIRKAKEVLDSLLA, encoded by the coding sequence ATGAGTGTGGAGGTTCCACTTAACCCAATAACGAGGAGCGAGATTCACCAGCTTGAGAGCTTACTACTATTCGCAACTCTCTTCAGGCCAGAGGTGATAGAGCTAATTAAGGATCCTGCAGAAAGGCTAACCTGGGTTGATAGCTTGGCAGTTGCCGCTGGAGCAATCGCTAGAGAGAAAGCTGGAATGACCGTGAGTGAAATTGCAAGGGAGCTTGGAAGGACTGAGGCAACGATAAGGAAGCACCTTAAGGGCGAAAGCAAGGCGGGACAGCTCGTCAGGGAAACCTATGAGCTGATCAAGCAGGGTAAGCTCGACGAGCTTATAAAGACGATAGAAATGATAGAGAAGGGCGGACTTAGGGAAGTCGTAGCTAAGGAAGAGTATGAGAAGTTACTGAAAGAATATGAGAAGCTCAAGAGGGAGTTCGAGGAGATAAAGGCAAAGGTTGAGGCTGCAGAGCTTGAAAGCCTAGAGAAGGCCAAGAAGGAGATAGAGGAGCTTAAGTCAAAGCTTGAGAAGCTTGAGGAAGAGAAGAAGGAGCTGGAGAAGGAGCTTAAGGAATACAAGGTTAAGCTGATGGAGTACGAGGCAAAGGCCAAGAGGGCTGAGGAGCTTGAAGCAAAACTCAAGGAACTTGAGGAAAAGGCAAAGGCAGTTGAAGAAGTTGAGACTAAGATTAAGGAGTACGAGGAGAAGCTTAGGAAGAAGGACGCCAAAATAGAGGAACTTGAAGCGAGGCTCAAGGAGTACGAGGACAAAATAAAGTTCCTTGAGGAAGAAGTCAACAAGCTCAGGGATGGTATAAGGAAAGCCAAAGAGGTGCTTGATTCCCTTCTCGCTTAA
- a CDS encoding PUA domain-containing protein, with product MSGEIRVRRASSWELDLILKEAEKYGELLHEFFIIVEGRYRDVYAVNEDVWRIIESLKMRPYGAGTFVGTIKVDENLVEKFYPNIEFFSFIRIEKNYAILGPKASFLFTTGKDAPKKAVKEIKWQGSKKIVVMNEWGDVIGLGIVNPKEERRFIKNLADVGEFLRR from the coding sequence ATGAGTGGTGAGATAAGAGTTAGGAGAGCCTCTTCCTGGGAGCTTGATTTAATTTTGAAGGAAGCTGAAAAGTACGGGGAGCTTCTTCATGAATTTTTTATAATAGTTGAAGGTAGGTACAGGGATGTCTACGCAGTAAATGAGGACGTTTGGAGAATAATAGAGAGCCTCAAGATGAGGCCATATGGGGCCGGAACGTTTGTTGGGACTATAAAAGTCGACGAAAACCTCGTTGAAAAGTTCTACCCAAACATTGAATTCTTCAGCTTCATCAGGATAGAAAAGAACTACGCAATCCTGGGGCCCAAAGCGTCATTCCTCTTTACAACGGGAAAGGATGCACCCAAAAAGGCCGTTAAAGAGATCAAATGGCAAGGAAGCAAGAAAATAGTTGTGATGAACGAATGGGGAGATGTAATAGGACTGGGAATAGTAAATCCAAAAGAAGAAAGAAGGTTCATAAAGAACCTAGCGGACGTTGGTGAGTTTCTTAGGAGATAA
- the meaB gene encoding methylmalonyl Co-A mutase-associated GTPase MeaB: MIDELIERLKKGDRKAVARLITLVENDEEKAREIVKKIYPLTGKAYIVGITGPPGAGKSSLLDKLIREARKEGLIVGVIAVDPTSPFTGGALLGDRIRMQGHATDPGVFIRSMATRGSLGGLAKATNDAIKVLDAYGCDIIFVETVGVGQVEVDIVKTADTVVLVTVPGLGDDVQAIKAGLMEIADIFVINKADREGVDATYFELSLTLDFEAEKWEKLGWRPPIIETIATTGKGVKELWKKIKEHKKYLESSGRLEEKRRFRIEEEIKTIASGIIASKVEASIKKGELEDLIRDVLAKRIDPYTAADRIIMEVM; encoded by the coding sequence ATGATAGATGAGCTAATTGAAAGGCTAAAGAAAGGGGACAGAAAGGCAGTTGCGAGGCTAATTACTCTGGTTGAGAACGATGAGGAGAAGGCGAGGGAGATCGTGAAGAAAATTTATCCCTTAACTGGAAAGGCATATATAGTAGGTATTACAGGCCCTCCTGGAGCTGGAAAATCCTCCCTTCTCGACAAATTGATAAGAGAGGCTAGAAAGGAAGGGCTGATTGTTGGGGTAATAGCCGTTGATCCGACATCCCCCTTTACGGGTGGAGCACTTCTCGGTGATAGAATCAGGATGCAAGGGCACGCTACTGATCCTGGGGTCTTCATAAGGAGCATGGCAACTAGAGGTTCTCTGGGGGGACTTGCGAAAGCCACTAATGACGCGATAAAAGTTCTGGATGCCTATGGCTGTGACATAATATTTGTCGAAACTGTTGGAGTTGGGCAGGTTGAAGTTGATATCGTCAAGACCGCCGATACTGTAGTCTTAGTTACCGTTCCGGGTCTTGGAGATGACGTTCAGGCTATAAAAGCTGGGTTAATGGAGATAGCGGATATATTCGTGATAAATAAGGCTGACAGGGAGGGTGTTGATGCTACCTACTTTGAATTGTCCCTTACCTTGGATTTTGAAGCCGAAAAGTGGGAGAAGCTTGGATGGAGGCCTCCAATAATTGAGACAATTGCAACTACTGGTAAGGGAGTAAAGGAGCTCTGGAAGAAAATCAAGGAGCACAAGAAGTATCTAGAATCTTCAGGAAGACTTGAGGAGAAGAGGAGATTCAGGATTGAAGAGGAGATAAAGACGATAGCCTCGGGGATAATAGCGAGTAAGGTTGAGGCCTCAATAAAGAAGGGAGAGCTTGAGGATTTAATAAGAGATGTTCTGGCTAAAAGAATCGATCCTTACACTGCCGCGGATCGGATAATTATGGAGGTGATGTAG